A window of Aeromicrobium sp. Root236 contains these coding sequences:
- the pdxH gene encoding pyridoxamine 5'-phosphate oxidase codes for METPDLARMREEYAREGLDEAAAGDDPLALLGRWLNEAIDAGLHEPNAMALATATSDGRPSVRIVLLKGLDDRGLTFFTGYESRKGAELEANPRAAAVMLWHPLQRQVRVEGGVTRIDEAESDAYFGSRPRGSQVGAVASPQSRPVASREVLERRVAEVERVFDGQDVVRPPVWGGYRIALESIEFWQGRQNRLHDRLRYLRQGDGWRRDRLAP; via the coding sequence ATGGAGACCCCTGATTTGGCGCGGATGCGCGAGGAGTACGCCCGGGAAGGCCTCGACGAGGCGGCCGCCGGCGACGATCCTCTGGCGCTGCTGGGTCGTTGGCTCAACGAGGCGATCGACGCCGGCCTGCACGAGCCCAACGCCATGGCGCTCGCGACGGCGACCTCCGATGGCCGGCCATCGGTGCGCATCGTGCTGCTCAAGGGGTTGGACGATCGCGGGCTGACGTTCTTCACGGGCTACGAGTCGCGCAAGGGCGCGGAGCTCGAGGCCAACCCGCGGGCCGCGGCGGTGATGCTGTGGCATCCGCTGCAGCGTCAGGTGCGCGTCGAGGGCGGGGTGACCCGGATCGACGAGGCGGAGTCCGACGCCTACTTCGGCTCGCGACCCCGTGGTTCACAGGTGGGCGCTGTCGCATCGCCGCAGTCGCGCCCCGTAGCGAGCCGCGAGGTGCTGGAGCGGCGTGTGGCCGAGGTCGAGCGGGTCTTCGACGGGCAGGACGTCGTGCGCCCGCCCGTCTGGGGCGGCTACCGAATCGCACTGGAGTCGATCGAGTTCTGGCAGGGCCGGCAGAACCGCCTGCACGACCGGCTCCGCTACCTCCGCCAGGGCGACGGCTGGCGCCGCGACCGGCTCGCGCCCTAG
- the rfbA gene encoding glucose-1-phosphate thymidylyltransferase RfbA — MRGIILAGGTGSRLDPVTRAVSKQLLPVYDKPMIYYPLSTLILAGITDVLVITTPHDAAQFEHLLGDGSQFGISITYAVQPSPDGLAQAFVIGKEHIGAESAALVLGDNIFYGAGLGTQLAKYTDIDGALIFGYRVADPSAFGVVEFDGNGAATSLEEKPAVPKSHYAVPGLYFYGNDVVEVAADLEPSARGELEITDLNRRYLDAGRLRVEPLERGVAWLDTGTFDSLGEAGEFIRTVQKRQGLSIGCPEEAGWRLGLLNDDGLRRQAEAYAKSGYGDYLLGLLEHG, encoded by the coding sequence ATGCGGGGAATCATCCTGGCCGGAGGCACCGGTTCGCGGCTCGACCCGGTCACGCGTGCCGTGAGCAAGCAGCTGCTGCCGGTCTACGACAAGCCGATGATCTACTACCCGCTCTCCACGCTGATCCTGGCCGGGATCACCGACGTCCTGGTCATCACGACGCCCCACGACGCGGCCCAGTTCGAGCACCTCCTGGGCGACGGCTCGCAGTTCGGCATCTCGATCACGTACGCCGTCCAGCCCAGTCCCGACGGACTCGCGCAGGCGTTCGTCATCGGCAAGGAGCACATCGGCGCGGAGTCGGCCGCGCTCGTCCTCGGCGACAACATCTTCTACGGCGCGGGTCTTGGCACCCAGCTCGCGAAGTACACCGACATCGACGGCGCCCTGATCTTCGGCTACCGCGTTGCCGACCCGTCGGCATTCGGCGTCGTCGAGTTCGACGGCAACGGCGCCGCGACGTCGCTCGAGGAGAAGCCGGCCGTGCCCAAGAGCCACTACGCCGTGCCGGGCCTCTACTTCTACGGCAACGACGTCGTCGAGGTCGCCGCCGACCTCGAGCCGTCCGCACGCGGGGAGCTCGAGATCACCGACCTCAACCGCCGTTACCTCGATGCCGGCCGCCTGCGGGTCGAGCCGCTGGAGCGCGGGGTCGCGTGGCTCGACACCGGCACGTTCGACTCGCTCGGTGAGGCCGGGGAGTTCATCCGGACCGTGCAGAAGCGCCAAGGGCTGTCGATCGGCTGTCCTGAGGAGGCCGGCTGGCGTCTGGGCCTGCTGAATGACGACGGGCTGCGCCGCCAGGCCGAGGCGTACGCCAAGAGCGGCTACGGCGACTACCTCCTGGGCCTGCTCGAGCACGGCTGA
- a CDS encoding TetR/AcrR family transcriptional regulator, with amino-acid sequence MNDERPAIPDTDPLTWGTPEGRHMVRLLWDPPTPAGRGPKQKLTLDQVVEAGMAVAASGGVDKLSMRNVAAQLGVGAMSLYTYVPGRDELFELMIDRAWAARKLPDRSQPWRDQVEFHARQAWEMYQAYPWLIHANLWRMPLGPHVLDVQEDLYRAVMLTRLPYAEVARVAGLVESHVFGVARSMITDTSMSSNTGVTADEYWDSRSSFWGTYYSQERFPTMTAIWESGAFERSAGDEIEFGLARLLDGVELLIERLTTS; translated from the coding sequence ATGAACGACGAGCGGCCCGCGATCCCCGACACCGACCCGCTGACCTGGGGCACCCCTGAGGGCCGTCACATGGTCCGGTTGCTGTGGGATCCGCCGACCCCTGCCGGGCGCGGCCCCAAGCAGAAGCTGACGCTCGACCAGGTCGTCGAGGCGGGCATGGCGGTGGCGGCGTCCGGCGGCGTCGACAAGCTCTCGATGCGCAACGTCGCGGCGCAGCTCGGGGTCGGCGCGATGAGCCTCTACACGTACGTCCCAGGGCGGGACGAGCTGTTCGAGCTGATGATCGACCGCGCCTGGGCGGCCCGCAAGCTGCCCGACCGGTCCCAGCCGTGGCGCGACCAGGTGGAGTTCCACGCCCGCCAGGCCTGGGAGATGTACCAGGCCTACCCGTGGCTGATCCACGCCAACCTCTGGCGAATGCCCCTCGGCCCCCACGTCCTGGACGTGCAGGAGGACCTCTACCGGGCGGTCATGCTGACCCGGCTGCCCTACGCCGAGGTCGCCCGCGTGGCGGGGCTCGTCGAGTCCCACGTCTTCGGCGTCGCGCGGAGCATGATCACCGACACCAGCATGTCCTCGAACACCGGCGTCACGGCTGATGAGTACTGGGACTCCCGCAGCAGCTTCTGGGGCACCTACTACTCGCAGGAGCGGTTCCCCACCATGACGGCGATCTGGGAGTCCGGCGCATTCGAGCGATCGGCAGGCGACGAGATCGAGTTCGGGCTCGCCCGGCTCCTCGACGGTGTCGAGCTGCTGATCGAGAGGCTGACGACGAGCTAG
- a CDS encoding MFS transporter: MARRSFSHFFADTRPLRNQHFRRLWLANIITVIGAQLTVVAVPAQIYADTGSSAYVGLAGVFGLVPLIVFGLYGGALADVFDRRTILIFTTVGLIVTSALFWLQAFAGNSNVWLLLSLFSVQQAFFAVNQPTRSAVLPKLLDLTLLPAANSLNTTVMMAGAIAGPLVAGVLIPVIGFEWMYLIDTFTLFATLSAVVRLPRLPVLDAVAGAPGIKAVIEGFTYLRTQPVLLMSFVVDLIAMVFGMPRALFPEIAHLDFNGPDNGGLVFALLFAAIPAGAVIGGIFSGWVSRVERQGRAVIVCIVIWGLAMAGFGTGVGLADHWRTPMLVLALVMLVIGGAADTASAAFRSSMLQSAADDAMRGRLQGVFIVVVAGGPRIADTLHGATAAALGTAATAAGGGVLVVVGVVIASLAVPSFVRYRIARPVRD; this comes from the coding sequence GTGGCGCGGCGATCCTTCTCTCACTTTTTCGCCGACACGAGGCCGCTGCGCAACCAGCACTTCCGCAGGCTCTGGCTCGCCAACATCATCACGGTCATCGGCGCCCAGCTGACGGTCGTCGCGGTGCCCGCCCAGATCTACGCCGACACCGGCTCCTCGGCCTACGTCGGGCTCGCGGGCGTCTTCGGGCTCGTGCCGCTGATCGTGTTCGGTCTGTACGGCGGGGCGCTCGCGGACGTGTTCGACCGCCGCACGATCCTCATCTTCACGACCGTCGGACTGATCGTCACGAGTGCGTTGTTCTGGCTGCAGGCGTTCGCCGGCAACTCCAACGTCTGGCTGCTGCTCTCGCTGTTCTCGGTCCAGCAGGCGTTCTTCGCGGTCAACCAGCCCACCCGCAGCGCGGTCCTGCCCAAGCTGCTCGACCTGACGCTGCTGCCGGCCGCCAACTCGCTCAACACGACGGTCATGATGGCCGGCGCCATCGCGGGCCCCCTGGTGGCCGGCGTCCTCATCCCCGTCATCGGGTTCGAGTGGATGTACCTGATCGACACGTTCACGCTGTTCGCGACGCTCAGCGCTGTCGTCCGACTGCCGCGCCTCCCGGTGCTCGACGCCGTCGCGGGGGCACCCGGCATCAAGGCGGTCATCGAGGGCTTCACCTATCTGCGTACGCAGCCCGTGCTGCTGATGTCGTTCGTCGTCGACCTGATCGCGATGGTCTTCGGCATGCCCCGTGCCCTGTTCCCCGAGATCGCCCACCTCGACTTCAACGGCCCTGACAACGGCGGCCTGGTGTTCGCGCTCCTGTTCGCGGCGATCCCAGCGGGAGCGGTCATCGGCGGCATCTTCAGCGGCTGGGTGTCGCGCGTGGAGCGTCAAGGCCGGGCGGTCATCGTCTGCATCGTGATCTGGGGCCTGGCGATGGCCGGCTTCGGGACCGGCGTCGGCCTCGCCGACCACTGGCGCACGCCGATGTTGGTGCTGGCCTTGGTGATGCTCGTGATCGGCGGCGCGGCCGACACCGCCTCGGCGGCGTTCCGCTCGAGCATGTTGCAGTCGGCCGCAGACGACGCGATGCGCGGACGCCTGCAGGGCGTCTTCATCGTGGTCGTGGCCGGCGGCCCCCGCATCGCCGACACCCTGCACGGCGCCACGGCCGCGGCCCTGGGCACGGCGGCGACGGCAGCCGGCGGCGGTGTCCTGGTGGTGGTCGGCGTCGTGATCGCGTCGCTCGCGGTTCCCTCGTTCGTCCGCTACCGGATCGCCCGCCCCGTGCGGGACTGA
- a CDS encoding DUF4287 domain-containing protein, producing MTFQAYLDTIEAKTGLTRRELLAQAHHHGYDASTKAGVIVDWLKADHDLGRGHAMALVHVIKHGPRISTKHVGTTGTHRDETDTLWLDGRATRP from the coding sequence ATGACGTTCCAGGCCTACCTCGACACGATCGAGGCCAAGACCGGACTCACCCGACGCGAGCTCCTCGCGCAGGCGCACCACCACGGCTACGACGCCTCGACCAAGGCCGGCGTCATCGTCGACTGGCTCAAGGCCGACCATGACCTCGGCCGCGGCCACGCCATGGCGCTGGTGCACGTGATCAAGCACGGCCCCAGGATCAGCACCAAGCATGTCGGGACGACCGGGACGCACCGCGACGAGACCGACACCCTGTGGCTCGACGGCAGGGCCACGCGACCCTGA
- a CDS encoding ABC transporter permease, translated as MSTILDSAATSARIAHRSLLGDITSVWLRETLTILRDPFSLVFSLVQPLVFLGLFAPLLAGVADDGLGFGSTLQFFLPGVVVMITMFGTSMTGANLQFEIMTGAFERILATPLARPALLIGRALKELTPLVIQAVIITLVAVPFGFDLFPAHIVVGLLILGVFGVGVGALSYSLAIATRKNEWAFWAVQQSLLFPLLILSGMMLPLETGPDWMQALSKVNPLTYIVDAERVLFSGTFDDSAVVYGIIAAIVTSAVGLWVGVRTVTKTVL; from the coding sequence ATGAGCACCATCCTCGATTCCGCCGCCACGTCGGCACGCATCGCCCACCGATCGCTGCTGGGCGACATCACGTCCGTGTGGCTGCGTGAGACCCTCACGATCCTGCGCGACCCGTTCTCGTTGGTCTTCTCGCTGGTCCAGCCGCTCGTGTTCCTCGGGCTGTTCGCGCCCCTGCTGGCCGGCGTGGCCGATGACGGGCTGGGCTTCGGCTCGACCCTGCAGTTCTTCCTGCCCGGCGTGGTCGTGATGATCACGATGTTCGGCACGTCCATGACGGGCGCCAACCTGCAATTCGAGATCATGACCGGTGCGTTCGAGCGGATCCTGGCGACGCCGCTCGCTCGCCCCGCACTCCTGATCGGGCGTGCGCTTAAGGAGCTGACGCCGCTGGTGATCCAGGCCGTGATCATCACGTTGGTCGCGGTGCCGTTCGGCTTCGACCTGTTCCCGGCGCACATCGTGGTGGGCCTGCTGATCCTGGGAGTCTTCGGTGTCGGTGTCGGTGCGCTGTCGTACTCCCTGGCGATCGCGACGCGCAAGAACGAGTGGGCGTTCTGGGCGGTGCAGCAGTCCTTGCTGTTCCCGCTGCTGATCCTGTCGGGCATGATGCTGCCGCTCGAGACCGGACCGGACTGGATGCAGGCCCTGTCGAAGGTCAACCCGCTGACGTACATCGTCGACGCCGAGCGCGTGCTGTTCTCCGGCACGTTCGACGACAGCGCGGTGGTCTACGGCATCATCGCCGCGATCGTGACCTCCGCCGTCGGCCTGTGGGTCGGCGTCCGCACCGTCACCAAGACCGTCCTGTAG
- a CDS encoding ABC transporter ATP-binding protein has translation MIHTQQLTRTFESGKETVEAVRGIDLDVGEGELVAFLGPNGAGKSTTLRMLTSLLPPTSGTATVAGIDVTADPAGVRSRIGYIGQKDGAGHNYRVWDELLMQGRFYGLDKQRATQRADELLGTLDLEGMKMRKVSTLSGGQKRRLDIALGLIHEPALLFLDEPSTGMDPQNRANLWDHILRLREEFGTTIVLTTHYLEEADTMAERVVVIDHGRIIADDTADALKAEQAGDRITVTVGADDLPTTREVVAQAGTEVQETPADGGTAVSFRVDAGPAALPGVLHALGDKGVAVKAATLKQPTLDDVFLNLTGRSLREGAEA, from the coding sequence ATGATTCACACCCAGCAGCTGACCCGGACCTTCGAGTCCGGGAAGGAGACCGTCGAGGCGGTGCGCGGGATCGACCTGGACGTCGGCGAGGGCGAGCTCGTCGCGTTCCTCGGCCCCAACGGCGCCGGCAAGTCGACGACCTTGCGCATGCTCACCAGCCTGCTGCCGCCGACCTCGGGCACGGCGACGGTCGCCGGCATCGACGTCACCGCGGACCCCGCGGGCGTGCGCAGCCGCATCGGCTACATCGGCCAGAAGGACGGAGCCGGCCACAACTACCGCGTGTGGGACGAGCTGCTCATGCAGGGCCGCTTCTACGGGCTCGACAAGCAGCGGGCCACCCAGCGGGCGGACGAGCTGCTCGGCACGCTGGACCTCGAGGGCATGAAGATGCGCAAGGTCAGCACGCTCTCGGGCGGCCAGAAGCGGCGCCTCGACATCGCACTCGGGCTGATCCACGAGCCGGCGCTGCTGTTCCTCGACGAGCCGTCGACCGGCATGGACCCGCAGAACCGGGCGAACCTCTGGGACCACATCCTGCGCCTGCGCGAGGAGTTCGGCACGACGATCGTGCTCACGACGCACTACCTCGAGGAGGCCGACACGATGGCCGAGCGCGTCGTCGTGATCGACCACGGCAGGATCATCGCCGACGACACGGCCGACGCCCTCAAGGCGGAGCAGGCCGGTGACCGCATCACGGTGACCGTCGGTGCCGACGACCTGCCCACGACCCGTGAGGTCGTCGCGCAGGCCGGCACGGAGGTCCAGGAGACGCCGGCCGACGGTGGCACGGCGGTCTCGTTCCGGGTCGACGCCGGCCCGGCCGCACTGCCCGGCGTGCTCCACGCGCTGGGGGACAAGGGCGTGGCCGTCAAGGCGGCGACGCTCAAGCAACCCACCCTCGACGACGTCTTCCTCAACCTCACCGGACGCAGCCTGCGCGAAGGAGCAGAAGCATGA
- a CDS encoding citrate synthase 2 yields the protein MTEVHHGLEGVVAFESEIAEPDKEGSALRYRGVDIDDLVGRVPFEKIWGLLVDGAYEPGLPPAEPFPIPVHSGDIRADVQSAIALTAPAWGMKQLYDIDDVQAREDLARAAVMVLSYVAQAARGVGQPMVSQSEIDKCSTITERFLTRWRGEVNPNHAKAIDAYWVSAAEHGMNASTFTARVIASTGADAAAALSGAVGAMSGPLHGGAPARVLTMIEEVEKSGDATAYVKGLLDSGERLMGFGHRVYRAEDPRARTLRRTAKELNAPRAEVAVALEEAALKELRERRPDRVLETNVEFWAAIVLDYAEVPPHMFTAMFTSARTAGWSAHILEQKRTGRLIRPSAIYTGPASRKADEVEGWDDAWANA from the coding sequence ATGACTGAAGTGCACCACGGACTTGAAGGCGTCGTAGCGTTCGAGAGCGAGATCGCCGAACCCGACAAGGAAGGGTCCGCACTGCGCTATCGCGGTGTCGACATCGACGACCTCGTCGGCCGCGTGCCGTTCGAGAAGATCTGGGGCCTGCTGGTCGACGGAGCGTACGAGCCGGGCCTGCCGCCCGCCGAGCCGTTCCCGATCCCGGTCCATTCCGGCGACATCCGCGCCGACGTACAGAGCGCGATCGCGCTGACCGCCCCCGCCTGGGGCATGAAGCAGCTCTACGACATCGACGATGTCCAAGCCCGTGAGGACCTTGCCCGCGCCGCGGTCATGGTCCTTTCGTATGTCGCACAGGCCGCGCGTGGTGTCGGCCAGCCGATGGTGTCGCAGTCCGAGATCGACAAGTGCTCGACGATAACCGAGCGCTTCCTGACCCGCTGGCGCGGCGAGGTCAACCCCAACCACGCCAAGGCCATCGACGCCTACTGGGTGTCGGCCGCCGAGCACGGCATGAACGCCTCCACCTTCACCGCCCGCGTCATCGCCTCGACGGGCGCCGACGCCGCTGCTGCCCTGTCCGGAGCCGTCGGCGCGATGTCCGGCCCGCTGCACGGTGGCGCCCCGGCGCGCGTCCTCACGATGATCGAGGAAGTCGAGAAGTCCGGCGACGCCACGGCGTACGTCAAGGGCCTGCTCGACAGCGGTGAGCGCCTGATGGGCTTCGGCCACCGCGTCTACCGAGCCGAGGACCCCCGCGCGCGCACCCTGCGTCGTACGGCCAAGGAGCTCAACGCTCCCCGCGCCGAGGTCGCCGTCGCGCTCGAGGAGGCTGCCCTCAAGGAGCTCCGCGAACGCCGTCCCGACCGAGTGCTCGAGACCAACGTCGAGTTCTGGGCCGCGATCGTCCTCGACTACGCCGAGGTCCCGCCGCACATGTTCACCGCGATGTTCACGTCGGCCCGCACGGCCGGCTGGAGCGCGCACATTCTCGAGCAGAAGCGCACGGGTCGACTGATCCGTCCCTCCGCGATCTACACCGGCCCCGCCAGCCGCAAGGCCGACGAGGTCGAGGGCTGGGATGACGCTTGGGCGAACGCGTAG
- a CDS encoding bifunctional dTDP-4-dehydrorhamnose 3,5-epimerase family protein/NAD(P)-dependent oxidoreductase, translating into MSVEHTPIPGLLVVRLAVHADGRGWFKENWQRAKMLEAGLPDFGPVQHNVAFNTSAGTTRGIHAEPWDKLVSVATGRVFAAWVDLRAGDTFGATHTAELDPATAVFVPRGVANSYQTLEDATAYSYLVNAHWSPDAEYANLNLADETVNIAWPLPLVEISDKDRDHPRLADVVPVPPRRTVILGADGQLGRALRDVLPDALALTRADLDLADPSTYDRVRWDDVDTIINAAAYTAVDAAETPEGRREAWAVNVTAVAALARIAIQHRLTLVTISSDYVFDGSEPEHTVDEPVSPLGVYGQTKAAGEAVTSTVPQHYVVRTSWVVGDGANFVATMQRLARDGVRPQVVDDQLGRLTTAAELAAGIVELLTSRAPYGIHHITGGGEPRSWADIAREVFVAEGRSADDVIGVSTESYGADKQLAPRPRHSTLAPRTP; encoded by the coding sequence GTGAGCGTCGAGCACACGCCGATCCCCGGGCTGCTGGTCGTACGCCTGGCGGTGCACGCCGACGGCCGCGGCTGGTTCAAGGAGAACTGGCAGCGCGCCAAGATGCTCGAGGCAGGACTGCCCGACTTCGGCCCGGTGCAGCACAACGTTGCGTTCAACACCTCGGCCGGCACGACGCGCGGCATCCACGCCGAGCCGTGGGACAAGCTCGTGTCGGTCGCCACCGGTCGCGTGTTCGCCGCCTGGGTCGACCTGCGGGCCGGCGACACGTTCGGCGCCACCCACACGGCGGAGCTCGACCCGGCGACGGCGGTGTTCGTCCCCCGTGGCGTCGCCAACAGCTACCAGACGCTCGAGGACGCCACGGCGTACTCCTATCTCGTCAACGCGCACTGGAGCCCCGACGCCGAGTACGCCAACCTCAACCTCGCCGACGAGACCGTCAACATCGCCTGGCCCCTGCCCCTCGTCGAGATCTCGGACAAGGATCGCGACCACCCACGCCTCGCCGATGTCGTCCCGGTGCCGCCGCGACGCACCGTGATCCTCGGCGCCGACGGCCAGCTGGGTCGCGCGCTCCGTGACGTCCTGCCCGATGCCCTCGCACTGACCCGGGCCGACCTCGACCTCGCGGACCCGTCGACGTACGACCGGGTGCGCTGGGACGACGTCGACACGATCATCAACGCCGCCGCCTACACCGCGGTCGATGCCGCCGAGACCCCGGAGGGCAGGCGCGAGGCCTGGGCGGTCAACGTCACAGCGGTCGCCGCGCTCGCCCGGATCGCGATCCAGCACCGGCTCACGCTCGTGACGATCTCGTCGGACTACGTCTTCGACGGCAGCGAGCCCGAGCACACCGTCGACGAGCCGGTGTCGCCTTTGGGTGTCTACGGACAGACCAAGGCCGCCGGTGAGGCGGTGACCTCGACGGTCCCCCAGCACTACGTCGTACGGACCAGCTGGGTCGTCGGCGACGGCGCCAACTTCGTCGCCACGATGCAGCGGCTCGCCCGCGACGGCGTACGCCCGCAGGTCGTCGACGACCAGCTCGGCCGGCTCACCACGGCCGCGGAGCTCGCGGCCGGGATCGTCGAGCTGCTGACGTCCCGTGCCCCGTACGGCATCCACCACATCACCGGTGGGGGCGAGCCTCGGTCCTGGGCCGACATCGCCCGCGAGGTGTTCGTCGCCGAGGGCCGTAGCGCCGACGACGTCATCGGGGTGTCGACCGAGTCCTACGGCGCCGACAAGCAGCTCGCGCCGCGCCCGAGGCACAGCACCCTGGCACCGCGTACGCCCTAG
- the rfbB gene encoding dTDP-glucose 4,6-dehydratase: MRNVLVTGGAGFIGANFVRHVVETTDVDVTVIDKLTYAASRASLDGLPDDRCRLVIGDITDAALVGDLVGTHDAVVHFAAESHNDNSLLDPTPFVQTNLVGTFTLLEAARLHDVRLHHVSTDEVYGDLDLDDPARFTEASAYRPSSPYSATKAGSDHLVRAWVRSFGVRATISNCSNNYGPWQHVEKFIPRQITQLMDGLKPRVYGDGLNVRDWIHVDDHSSAVLAILERGTIGETYLVGADGEKSNLDVVALLLAIFGREPDDFEHVTDRAGHDRRYALDPAKLRAELGWAPRLGDFAAGLAETVQWYRANEHWWRPSKAATESMYARQGQ; this comes from the coding sequence ATGCGCAACGTCCTGGTGACCGGAGGAGCCGGCTTCATCGGCGCCAACTTCGTACGGCATGTGGTGGAGACGACCGACGTCGACGTCACGGTGATCGACAAGCTGACGTACGCCGCGAGCCGCGCCAGCCTTGACGGCCTGCCCGACGACCGCTGCCGACTGGTGATCGGTGACATCACCGACGCCGCACTCGTCGGCGACCTCGTCGGCACGCACGACGCCGTGGTCCACTTCGCCGCGGAGTCGCACAACGACAACTCATTGCTGGACCCGACACCGTTCGTCCAGACCAACCTCGTCGGCACGTTCACGCTGCTCGAGGCCGCCCGCCTCCACGACGTACGCCTCCACCACGTCTCGACCGACGAGGTCTACGGCGACCTCGACCTCGACGATCCGGCGCGCTTCACCGAGGCATCCGCCTATCGCCCGTCGAGCCCCTACTCGGCGACCAAGGCCGGCTCGGACCACCTCGTCCGGGCTTGGGTGCGCTCGTTCGGCGTACGCGCCACGATCAGCAACTGCTCCAACAACTACGGGCCGTGGCAGCACGTCGAGAAGTTCATCCCACGCCAGATCACCCAGCTGATGGACGGCCTCAAGCCTCGCGTCTACGGCGACGGGCTCAACGTGCGTGACTGGATCCACGTCGACGACCACAGCAGTGCCGTCCTGGCGATCCTTGAGCGTGGCACGATCGGCGAGACCTACCTCGTCGGGGCCGACGGGGAGAAGAGCAACCTGGACGTCGTCGCTCTGCTCCTGGCGATCTTCGGCCGCGAGCCCGACGACTTCGAGCACGTCACCGACCGGGCGGGGCACGACCGGCGCTACGCCCTCGACCCGGCGAAGCTCCGGGCCGAGCTGGGCTGGGCGCCACGGCTCGGCGACTTCGCGGCGGGGCTGGCCGAGACGGTCCAGTGGTACCGCGCCAACGAGCACTGGTGGCGGCCGAGCAAGGCCGCGACCGAATCCATGTATGCACGACAGGGGCAATGA
- a CDS encoding adenylyltransferase/cytidyltransferase family protein, translating to MTTVLTYGTFDLFHIGHLNLINRLAEMGDRLIIAVSTDEFNAGKGKTSVVSYEDRASIISSIKGVDLVIPETSWEQKARDIKEHDVDIFAIGEDWTGKFDELKELCEVVYLPRTDGISSTEIKQMLRVLDPKHITEMQDALAVMSRLLEHYRDLT from the coding sequence ATGACCACGGTGCTGACCTACGGCACGTTCGACCTGTTCCACATCGGCCACCTCAACCTCATCAACCGCCTGGCGGAGATGGGTGACCGCCTGATCATCGCGGTGTCGACCGACGAGTTCAACGCCGGCAAGGGCAAGACGTCGGTCGTCTCCTACGAGGACCGGGCCAGCATCATCAGCAGCATCAAGGGCGTCGACCTCGTGATCCCCGAGACCTCGTGGGAGCAGAAGGCCCGCGACATCAAGGAGCACGACGTCGACATCTTCGCCATCGGCGAGGACTGGACCGGCAAGTTCGACGAGCTCAAGGAGCTGTGCGAGGTCGTCTACCTGCCCCGCACGGACGGCATCTCCAGCACCGAGATCAAGCAGATGCTCCGCGTCCTCGACCCCAAGCACATCACCGAGATGCAGGACGCCCTCGCAGTGATGAGCCGCCTGCTCGAGCACTACCGCGACCTGACGTGA
- a CDS encoding DedA family protein gives MTAVALTLALGFGLAFAESGLGLGIVLPGETAIVVLAATMGSPAEMVALGIVVMIGATSGDHVGYLLGRRYGDALRETRAVKRLGVRHYDRATDLLRRRGGVAVFATRLVPIVRTLTPAAAGASGLEYRRFAPASLAGSATWSAAYVGGGSTVAAVTAMANDAFGRATWLLLVLLALALIPVLVIRTVVGVRPVSAAPDVASLELAARRSRFSPLVSDLQP, from the coding sequence ATGACAGCAGTTGCGCTGACACTCGCGCTGGGCTTCGGCCTGGCGTTCGCCGAGTCCGGTCTCGGCCTCGGCATCGTGCTGCCCGGCGAGACCGCGATCGTCGTCCTGGCCGCGACGATGGGCTCGCCCGCCGAGATGGTCGCGCTCGGCATCGTCGTGATGATCGGTGCCACCAGCGGTGACCACGTCGGCTACCTGCTGGGCCGGCGCTACGGTGACGCGTTGCGCGAGACCAGGGCCGTGAAGCGTCTCGGCGTCCGCCACTACGACCGGGCGACCGACCTGCTGAGGCGCCGCGGCGGGGTCGCGGTGTTCGCGACCCGGCTCGTGCCGATCGTGCGGACCCTCACCCCTGCGGCCGCCGGTGCGTCGGGACTGGAGTACCGCCGGTTCGCTCCGGCGTCGCTCGCCGGATCGGCGACCTGGTCCGCGGCGTACGTCGGTGGTGGCTCGACCGTCGCTGCCGTCACCGCGATGGCGAACGACGCCTTCGGCCGGGCCACGTGGTTGCTGCTGGTGCTGCTCGCACTCGCCCTGATCCCGGTGCTGGTCATTCGCACCGTCGTGGGCGTACGCCCGGTGTCTGCCGCACCGGACGTCGCGTCTCTCGAGCTCGCTGCCCGGCGGTCGAGGTTCTCGCCGCTGGTCAGCGACCTCCAGCCCTAG